One Sulfurihydrogenibium sp. genomic region harbors:
- a CDS encoding 2-oxoacid:acceptor oxidoreductase family protein — translation MTTAIDKALKEIRWHGRGGQGTVTAAKMLASAAIIRGKYGQAMPEFGLERSGTPVKVSTRISDNPINTRAPVDHPEIVIITDPSLMFTIRNVIVSGTDENTIFIINTSFPSEKVRQILGIPNNELWIVDASKIAMEEFGRNIPNTAVLGAVAKATGLVDLEALEQEITEAFGASSKLRNVLEQNLKALRRGYEEVYKA, via the coding sequence ATGACAACCGCAATAGATAAGGCTTTAAAGGAAATTAGATGGCATGGAAGAGGTGGTCAAGGTACCGTTACCGCTGCAAAAATGTTAGCTTCAGCTGCTATCATAAGAGGTAAATATGGTCAAGCAATGCCAGAGTTTGGTCTTGAAAGGTCTGGAACGCCAGTTAAAGTCTCAACAAGAATATCAGATAATCCTATAAATACCAGAGCGCCTGTTGATCATCCAGAAATAGTAATTATAACGGACCCATCATTAATGTTTACTATAAGAAATGTCATAGTAAGTGGTACAGACGAGAATACAATTTTTATAATCAATACAAGCTTCCCATCAGAAAAGGTTAGACAAATACTTGGCATACCAAATAACGAGCTTTGGATTGTTGATGCTTCAAAAATTGCGATGGAAGAGTTTGGAAGAAACATTCCAAATACCGCAGTTTTAGGAGCTGTAGCAAAAGCTACAGGCTTGGTAGACTTAGAAGCTTTAGAGCAAGAGATTACTGAAGCATTTGGTGCAAGTTCTAAACTAAGAAACGTTCTTGAACAAAACCTTAAAGCACTAAGAAGAGGATATGAGGAAGTTTATAAAGCTTAA